The DNA region GGCTACGACATCGCCGATTATCGCGACGTCGATCCACTGTTCGGCACGCTGGCCGACTTCGACGCGCTGCTGGCGAAGGCGCATCGCCTTGGCCTGAAGGTGATGATCGATCAGGTACTCAGCCATACCTCGATCGAGCATGCCTGGTTCAGGGAAAGCCGTGAGAGCCGCGACAACCCGAAAGCCGACTGGTACGTGTGGGCCGACGCGCGCGAGGACGGCAGCGCGCCGAACAACTGGCTGTCGCTGTTCGGCGGGCCGGCCTGGAAGTGGGAGCCGCGTCGCGGCCAGTACTACCTGCACAACTTCCTCGCCTCGCAGCCCGACCTGAATTTCCATCATCCCGACGTGCGCGCGGCGATTCTCGACAGCGTGCGCTTCTGGCTCGACAAGGGCGTGGACGGCTTCCGCCTGGACGCGATCAACTTCTGCTTCCACGATCGCGAGCTGCGTGACAACCCGCCCAAGCCGAAGGAGAAACGCGTGGGCCGCGGCTTCAGCCCGGATAATCCGTACGCGTTCCAGTACCACTACTACAACAACACGCAACCGGAGAACCTGGCCTTCCTCGGCGAGTTGCGCACCTTGATGGACCGTTACCCGGATGCGGCCACGCTGGGCGAGATCTCCTCGGAGGACTCGCTGGCGACGATGGCCGAGTACACCCGCCCGGGCCGGTTGCACATGGGTTACAGCTTCGAGCTGCTCACCGACGACTTCAGCGCCGCGCACATCCGCGGCACGGTGCAGGCGCTGGAAGCGCAGATGACCGACGGCTGGCCGTGCTGGGCGATCTCCAACCACGACGTCGAGCGCGTGCTGACGCGCTGGGGCAGGGATCAGCCCTCGCCGCAACTGGCCAACCTGCTTGCCGCGATGGTCTGTTCGCTGCGCGGTTCCGTGTGCGTCTATCAGGGCGAGGAACTGGGCCTGACCGAGGCCGAGCTGCCGTACGAGTCGTTGCAGGATCCGTACGGCATCGCGTTCTGGCCGCAGTTCAAGGGCCGCGACGGTTGCCGCACGCCGATGCCGTGGAATGATGCCGACGCGCATGCCGGCTTCAGTCGCGGCATGCCGTGGCTGCCGGTGCCGCAGGAGCATCGTGCGCTGGCGGTGAGCCGGCAGGATGCCGATCCGCATTCGGTGTTGAACGGTTTCCGCGCCTTCATGCGCTGG from Rhodanobacter soli includes:
- a CDS encoding alpha-glucosidase family protein produces the protein MSDAPWWRGAVTYQIYPRSFLDTDGDGVGDLPGIIERLDYVASLGVDAIWIAPFFRSPMADFGYDIADYRDVDPLFGTLADFDALLAKAHRLGLKVMIDQVLSHTSIEHAWFRESRESRDNPKADWYVWADAREDGSAPNNWLSLFGGPAWKWEPRRGQYYLHNFLASQPDLNFHHPDVRAAILDSVRFWLDKGVDGFRLDAINFCFHDRELRDNPPKPKEKRVGRGFSPDNPYAFQYHYYNNTQPENLAFLGELRTLMDRYPDAATLGEISSEDSLATMAEYTRPGRLHMGYSFELLTDDFSAAHIRGTVQALEAQMTDGWPCWAISNHDVERVLTRWGRDQPSPQLANLLAAMVCSLRGSVCVYQGEELGLTEAELPYESLQDPYGIAFWPQFKGRDGCRTPMPWNDADAHAGFSRGMPWLPVPQEHRALAVSRQDADPHSVLNGFRAFMRWRKSQPALRWGDIAFIDTAEPVLAFTRHLDGQTVLVVFNLAGAPIAIHLPAALGQPRPLDGHGLLQGHVDGGQLRLPGYGAWFASVE